From one Brachypodium distachyon strain Bd21 chromosome 4, Brachypodium_distachyon_v3.0, whole genome shotgun sequence genomic stretch:
- the LOC112268661 gene encoding protein ALP1-like: MRFTSIVAGWPGSAHDTRIFRDTLDKYKKGFPHPPAGKYYLVDPGYPNDTGYLAPYRGQKYHLPEFRMGRPPSGKEELFNFAHSSLRNVIERSFGVLKQKWRILLDIPSYRVKKQTKIIIACMALHNFIRESEIFDEDFDKCDRDENYMPPGHVVVTNGWNHEGQGNVNMNASRQAIANGLMADRE; this comes from the exons ATGCGATTCACCTCTATAGTAGCTGGGTGGCCAGGTTCTGCACATGACACAAGAATATTCAGAGACACACTTGACAAGTACAAGAAGGGATTTCCACACCCTCCAGCAG GCAAATATTATCTTGTGGATCCTGGCTATCCCAATGACACTGGCTATCTTGCACCATACAGAGGACAAAAATATCATCTACCTGAGTTCCGCATGGGGCGACCACCAAGTGGTAAAGAAGAGTTGTTCAACTTTGCTCATTCCTCACTCCGTAATGTAATTGAGCGCTCATTTGGTGTGTTGAAGCAAAAGTGGCGCATCTTATTGGATATCCCGAGTTATCGAGTAAAGAAGCAAACCAAGATTATCATCGCTTGCATGGCACTTCATAACTTCATTAGAGAGAGTGAGATATTCGATGAGGATTTTGATAAGTGTGACCGTGATGAGAACTACATGCCACCAGGGCATGTGGTTGTCACAAATGGGTGGAACCATGAGGGACAAGGCAACGTGAACATGAATGCCAGTCGTCAAGCTATTGCGAACGGATTGATGGCCGATAGGGAATAA
- the LOC100837924 gene encoding 2-(3-amino-3-carboxypropyl)histidine synthase subunit 2 yields the protein MDGIESRYEIPRTAEFLRARAYTRVALQFPDELLKDAAAVARALRRELGGGTKLYVMADTAYNSCCVDEVGASHIDAQCVVHYGHSCMSPTSNLPAFFVFGKAPLDISACCRSLLDCLRESNKPILVLCGLEYAYALDDLKGASVELCKSDSCNSEIQYAEDLCSEMNPSTSPTAEKQFPQPNGSTHNDDLSLHSDDVTTFVNSCCNVEGNTRKYNLGGLTWGISINEKMEDYLLYWIGQDNSAFANIALTFNKCDIVRYDTIANQLSRDVSHLMKILRRRYYLVEKAKDANIIGILVGTLGVAGYLNIIEQMKDLIKAAGKKSYTLVMGRPNSAKLANFPECEVFVYVSCAQTALLDSKEFLAPVITPFEAVLAFSRGREWTGEYLLDFKELITSEKPEVGSKSEEARFSFIKGGYVEDDCPQDDEENSVTSLALADVTEKALSIRNQNNDAILYQGGANSAIEYLKARSYRGLTGEYQGPVPDSVLIGRAGRAAGYSNEKTNSSQ from the exons ATGGACGGCATCGAATCCAGGTACGAGATCCCCCGGACCGCCGAGTTCCTACGGGCCCGCGCCTACACCCGAGTCGCCCTCCAG TTCCCGGACGAGCTGctcaaggacgcggcggcggtggcgcgggctCTGCGGagggagctcggcggcgggaCCAAGCTGTACGTGATGGCAGACACCGCGTACAACTCGTGCTGTGTCGACGAGGTGGGGGCGTCCCACATCGACGCTCAGTGCGTCGTCCACTACGGCCATTCCTGCATGAGCCC AACATCAAATTTGCCAGCTTTCTTCGTATTTGGAAAGGCACCATTAGATATCAGTGCGTGTTGCCGCTCATTGCTGGATTGCTTGAGAGAAAGCAATAAACCCATTCTT GTGTTATGTGGATTAGAGTACGCCTATGCATTGGATGATCTTAAAGGAGCGTCTGTCGAATTATGCAAATCAGATTCTTGCAATTCTGAAATTCAGTATGCAGAAGATCTTTGTTCGGAAATGAATCCATCAACAAGTCCCACTGCAGAAAAGCAATTTCCTCAACCCAATGGAAGCACTCATAATGATGATTTGTCTTTACATAGTGATGATGTGACCACATTTGTGAATAGTTGTTGTAATGTGGAAGGGAACACCCGCAAGTATAATCTTGGAGGCCTTACATGGGGTATATCCATAAATGAGAAAATGGAGGACTATTTGTTATATTGGATTGGACAAGATAACTCCGCTTTTGCTAACATTGCACTTACTTTCAATAAATGTGATATAG TTAGATATGACACAATAGCAAATCAATTGTCAAGGGATGTCTCTCATCTGATGAAAATTCTTAGGCGCAG ATATTACCTTGTGGAGAAGGCAAAGGATGCTAATATTATTGGCATTTTGGTCGGAACTCTAGGCGTTG CTGGTTATCTTAACATAATTGAGCAAATGAAAGATCTGATCAAAGCCGCTGGAAAGAAATCTTATACACTGGTCATGGGACGGCCTAATTCTGCAAAACTTGCCAATTTTCCTGAG TGTGAAGTTTTTGTATATGTTTCTTGCGCTCAAACTGCTCTATTGGATAGCAAAGAATTTTTGGCCCCAGTTATCACACCATTTGAAGCTGTATTAGCTTTTAGCAG GGGAAGAGAATGGACTGGGGAATATCTTTTGGATTTCAAAGAGTTGATCACTTCAGAGAAACCAGAAGTTGGAAGCAAAAGTGAAGAAGCACGGTTTTCTTTTATCAAAGGTGGCTATGTGGAAGATGATTGTCCTCAAG ACGATGAGGAGAATTCAGTCACATCACTTGCACTGGCTGATGTAACAGAGAAAGCCCTAAGCATCCGAAACCAGAACAATGATGCAATTCTTTACCAAGGAGGTGCGAACTCTGCGATTGAGTACCTCAAGGCACGGTCCTACCGTGGTCTCACTGGAGAATACCAGGGTCCAGTACCAGACTCGGTCTTGATAGGCAGGGCAGGGAGAGCTGCTGGTTATTCCAATGAGAAAACAAATAGCTCACAATGA